CATAATATATGACATTGATAGCATTTTCTATACTTTTATGACCTAGAATATACTTTAGAtcactaatgaaaaataaacccattCAGAGGACTGGAAAATAATGTGCATAACAACTTACTTTGAAATGCAAGGTTatgaagggatttttttttaactttcaaaaatatctgtaagaaaatattattttacatacCTATATTACACAGTGAAATAAACTTTGTTATGTACAAGGTTTCAGAATGAAAGAAACCACATTTATTCATTGTCTAAATAATCGCAGTTCTTTCCTATCAGTGAGTACAACAGAGAAACTCTCTTTCACTCTTTGTTGGACTATTTCAGTGATCATTTCAGCTTTAATAGTTACCAGTAGCTGTATAAAACCTGTGTGCAGACATCCACATATTAACCCTATCACAGTTATATAGTTATGCTCTCAAAGTTGCACATCTGCTTGACAAACACAGTAACTTGAGTATAATTCAACTGCAtattggagaaaaagaaatgactTAGTGCAGACACCTGAGCTATAGCATTCTAAGGGAGCTTGGTGTTTAACTCTGCTTTGGATTTGGGTATCTCACAACCCAAAATAAGGGCATGGGAGTTATTAAAGAAACTGCATATGGTGTATTTGCATAACTCAAAGTTATTTCTCCTCCCTGAAATGAGGATGAAGTAGTCTTCACAGCCTTCTAGCTTGTGGATTTTAGGCAGAAAATACCACAGTCTGTTTGGATCATATTGGCAAAGCTGCGTTATATGGTCTTAACTAACCAAAAGCTGGTATCCACCTATTCTTAAATGACAAACTTTGCTCTGGTCTCAGGGGCAGAAAGGACACAAAGTGCTTTGCTACTTGTTACAACTGCAAACAACTGCAGGAAGACAATATTAACTATGCTTCAAGTTTACATCACACTGTTAGTTTCTATTATTTAAATGAACTCAAGCTTATCTTGAAATTTACCTCAACGCTATTGTGctttaagagaaagaaatctgCAACTGCCTCCAAATCAGTGTTTGCTCACACACTTCAGATCCCAAGACAAAGATCTGACAGTGCTGCCTGTGTGGGAGAGCAGTTCAACAGTTGAAAACAAGTTCAGGGAATATTCAAGCCAGGCAGAAGGACACTCCCCCTCCCCTCGTGTTTAATGAGGGACTCGTGCAACAACTTCAGAGGCATGCCCTCCCCTTTTCTCCAATGCTATAGCTCAGCTGCATATCATAAAAATtagcaaaaaaggaaatataaaatcCCTAatgaagaggaaatggctttgctataaagaaggaaaaaaggaacacCCAAAACCCCCTGCCTACAATGCCTTCCAGCATGTGCTCCCTCCCATCATTTCCCATCACAGCTGTGTTTACTGTGGTGCAGAACCTGTGACATGCTCACAGCCAGAAGCACCATGCCAAGAGGCCACCCTCTCAAGGGACAGTTTACTCGAGACATAGGCTTGCACATGAGCAGCCTGCTTCTTGTTGCCTTGTGTATCACAGATGTAATCAGGAGTTCTGCCCTTTGCTTTAGGGGAAGCCAGGAAGCCCATAACGAgcaacagcagagctctgcctgtAAGTCCCAGCACACACCAACACGCAGACTCCTTACTCAGGGTTGCAAACTTCCTCCTCCCCTGGGACTGGTCAGcaacaaatacatttctgtCCTCAAAGACACCCACTGATTGCAAAGGAGGAGCACCCCCAGCCCATCTGCAAGTTTCTATCAATTAAGAAGGCACCAGGCACATCAAACTAATTTCATTAATATTAGTGCAGATTTCTCACTTGTACCTTCTGGGGGGGCTGGCTACCAAGGCAGCCAGGCAAGCAAGCAGCTTGTTGCAGTACCAACAAGAGCCACAACTGAAGAGAAAcagtggaagagaagggaaaacaataTCCTCACTCTTCCCAGCTACCAATCTAATCATGCACTCAAAGCTACATGGCCATGTCCTTAAAGTTGTTGGCTCCTTAATAGTATTAAATACTCTTAACTTCTGCTGATAAGTAGATGTCAAAGGCATTTAGCATCTTGTAGGGTCAGGCCTACTGCAGATGGTTGAGGGAAAGGCTACACatgaagaaggcagaaaggaaTGGAAAGAGGTGGGAGTGGAGAGGGGTGGAATTGCCCTGAGTTTTATCCTCTACAAATAAGTCAGTGGTTTTTATCAAGCACTGAAGGAGTTAAGCACTAAAGCACAGACACTTAATCAGCTTTCCCCCTTCCTTTCACATGTGATTGGAATGAAGCTGCACTGAAGCAGCCCAAAGGGCTTATAACAGCTCAATTTCGCAGCCTTCAGTCTTAATCCCCATCACCCAGGCTAAGTGGCATGGTTGTGCTGAGGCTGCTACTCCACAGCAGTCCGAGCACCTGGATGATGATggtcttcctcctcttcttcctcctcctctgcagcctgcaggtGGCTGGAGAGCTCCTGGATCACGGCAGCTCTACCAATCTGGtcatttctcctcttctccatgaTCAGATCCTCCAAGCTCTGGAACTCCAGCGTGTGGCTGCGCTTGTCGCCCAGCCGGATCTGCAGTCGGTAGGGCTGCTTGCCTATGCGCAGCTCCCCGCCAATTTTAAACTCCCGCTTGCCGTACCGGCACCAGGCAGCGAAACACTCCGAGTTTCTCCAGCTCAAGTCCCGGTCCTTGCAACCCACCTGCTCCAGGGCGTTGCGCACCACCACGGCCGGGCTGAGGGGTTTGTAGCGGTACAGCTGGTTGGCAATGCGGCCCCGTCTGCCCTGGCTGGCATCAGTGAGGAAGCTGTTCACCACCTCCAGCCTATGCAGGTGCACAACTTGAAAATCCCCAACATAGACCACCCAGTGTGGATACTGGGCCTGGCACACAAACTCCACTAGGTCACCTGGTTTGCACCTATTCAGCAAGTTCTCCGGGGTGTAGGTGCTCAGATGCCCCCCACCTCCTTCATCACCCTCCTCTGGCAGCGTGTCTTCCTCAGAAAAGCTCTTCTGGTAAATACACTCATCCCGGTAATAAACTGAGCACTCCACTTCATGAAGCTGGGGATCGtagggctgcagggcagggtgctCACCCCCCAGGTCATGCACtgaatcctgctgctgctccagctcatcATCATCATTCGAAAAGATGTAGGAGACCCCGATCCTGGGCCCATCATCTCTGTCCATACCTGTCGGGTCGGCCGTGGGAACTTCCTTGTAGTTCAGATGGGTCAGCTTTTCCACCTGGTTCCCCATGCCCGCTGCAACGACAGACACACAGCAGGGCCATGAAGGCAGGCACGGGgagagcagcttccagagaAGCAGGGCACGGTTTCCCCCCAAGGCAAGATCCCCACCTCTCGCCACTGCTGCGGGAGTCCCCGGGGGGGGCTACAAGAGCTGCTCGGAAAGGGGCAGCGGTGGCCGCAGGGGGGGAGCAGATCCCACTACCCACACGGAGCAAGGTGAGGCGGTACCACCACCTGCTCGGCGGCACCGAGGTGGAGAAGGAAGGCGCAGAAGGCTCCGGAGAGGGGACAGGCACCGAGCCACCTGTTAGAGGAGGGCTGCAAACGCCGGGGGAGGGCGGGAGGTCCACGCTGGGGACGGCTGAGTTGGGAGCCCGGAGAGCCGCACAGGCGCTCACCTGCCCGCCGAGCCGGGCTGCCGGCCAGGTGCGCCTACtcctccccccagctccctcccccgGTACCGGGCGGCTGCAAACTTACCCGGCGGGGAACGCtgcgcggcggcgggagcggctcAGGGCGAGCGGGGGGTGGGCGCGTAGCGCGGCTGGATCATGGCCCCGGCGCGGCTCCGCGCTCCGCGCAGCAGCAGCGCCCGTGCGCCGCGCTGCCGGCTCCGAGCAACAAGCGCCGGGGAGGAACGGCCAAGGGGAGGGAGGCTGGATCCGGCTGCGGACGCCCCGGCGAGGGCTCAGCCCCCAGCATTTAAAGaggcagctcttttttttttttcttttctttttttccctcccttttttttttttttttttttcccgctccacttcttcccctctccctttcctccttgccgcacctttttcccttctcctttcgCCTACACGCCAAGCGCTTTGCTCCGCGCCGAGGCGGGCTTGCAAGCGGAGGTCGGGCGGCTCGGCTCTCCGCGCCGCGGCTGCGAGGCTCTGCGCGGCAGCGGGCGTGCAAACACCCTCGCACACCAACTCGCCCGCACACGCGGCCCCTTTAAGGGAAAGGCGCCATGAGGGAGCCCAACCCGCCCGTTCGGTCAGGAGGGAGTAACTGGGAGCCGGAGTTTGCCCGGGACGGCAGCGAGAGGCGATGAAAAGCCTCggtgccctgcacagccctgcgGCTTTGGGGGGCGCGCAGCTCTCCGcgcagccccgctccgcgcAGCCCCCTCGGGAGCGCCGAGAGGTGCCTCCTTGGGGCCGCAAACACCAACAGGGAAGTTGTAAAGCGAACAAAATCGAAGAGCCCGGCTCTTCTGGACTGACTTAGTGCCTTCGATTTCTCCACGAGCGCAGCGTGTAATTAgtgttattaatttattttcttcctgactCCAAGAGATCACTCTTTTTCAATATAGAAGATGATTATTCTTCCCCCCTGGAAAGGCTTTGTAAGAACTGGTgggaatatttttctgtgtgttggaGAACGCAAAAcaatattctgctttttcattaatGCTTAGTTAGTCTAGTAGGTGGGTTTATTATTCGTGCTATTTCAACACACactggtaaatccatgctgttAAAATAGGCGACAGGGATAATTTATGGGAGCTACAAGTAATGCCTTTAATTTTGTCTCATGTAGTCCTTCTGTCCTGTTGTCTTGTAATTTATAAGCCCAACTGTACACGACTATTTTGAGGATTCACTGAACAGCGGCGAACGAGGGAACAAATACTGTGTTACCAGGGTTCTGGGCGCTGCCCGCAGACTCAGAGGATACCGTTTCCTTCAGATTATACGCCTCTGCGGTTTCAAAGACAAACCTGCCctttggggtggggagaggacCTGCCGCTGGGGCTGAGGAGCCGcgggctctgctctgctccgAGTGATGGGAGAGTTGCCAGCAATGGCAgcaggggacaggcagctgGATCAGAaacctttttgcttttaattcacCTGGTGGCTTTGTCTTCGGGGGCGTTTCGGAGAGTGGAAAAGCACATCAGGGGTGTGCTTTTGGAATTAATCTCCCAAACACCTACCCCCTTCCAATACACGCGCACTGGGGTTTGCAGCCGGGTGTGGTTTCAAACAACGCACACACGTTTCTTTCATGTTCAGCCAAACTAGATGTACTTCAGCTGCAGGATTGGACCAAGGCTAGCTGAGCAAACCTCCAAAATGTGTTTAATGGGGATGCCATTTCTCATCACTGCCTGTTTCACGCTATGGTTCCTCTCTATAGCTGCTGTTGGACAAAAGAGGGCCCTGCTTCAGAGTCAGAGCTTTGTGAATTGTTTTGCTAATTAAGGATGGGCTTGTGTAAAGAAGAGAGTATCCTAAAAGGAGGAGCTAGACTGAACATATAAGTGGCTTTTTCACGTTCTCCCATTCATATTGGGAGCTGGGTTTCATCACCATACTTTACTGTCTTTGGAGCAGTTTTATTTCTTGGCTAAAATGGTTTGGCAGCCCTGTGTTGAAGCCCAAGTTTCCTTTTGAAGCTTCTGCAATGTATGGGAAGTTGTGTCTGCAGGCATAGTtcagaacagccctgaggagccacttgtgtgtgtgcatgcacatcCACACATATTTGGAGCTCTTTATCTTgttgtcttattttttcctgtctgcttcAACTCACCCCAGTGCTTAGTCTTCTGCACCTAGTCAGCTGCTTTGATCTCTTTGATCTCTCTGAGTTTCCTTTCAATAACTGCTCCTCAGAATCCACATTCTCTGTTCAATCTGCTACTTTCTAGGATCAGAAACCATGGGTAAGTATTTTTGTGCCATAAAACACATACATAATGGCTGACTGCACCTGCAGATAAGACATTGGGTGGAAAATCCACAAAGGTCTTAAAGTGCCTAGATATCACCTGGGCTGGTGCCTAAAATTATGATGCTTAAAACTTTGGCGTGCTTAACCTCTAAGCCTCAAAGCAGCTAAGCTCCACAGACTCAAGGGGTAGGGTTGGTGGCAATGACATAATATCTTGATAACTATGCTTTCAAGGAGAGCATTGACCTCTTGcatagcttttgaaaaaaattactttgatgCTTATCTGCTAAAGATAATCCAGTCTGTGGATCTGGAGTGGAGGGAGGAATGATTGCCCGGTTGCAGAGCTTGGAAGGTAAACAGCAGACCAGAGTGGAAGACACACCTCTGACCTTGCTATTGGAGTCTCCTTGATTAGGTGACTCCTTAATCAGTGTGCTGGCATTTGTCATCCAAGTTTGAGATAGTCAGCTCTGTGTACATTTCACAGAGGGAATGCTATGGAGACTTGAGTTACAGCTGTTCATAAGCTGTTCTGATAGTCAACAGGCTTACCTGCACTGGTAAATACCGCACCTCCCTGGGGTCACTCTCAGGTCCCACTCACTTGCTCGTCCAGATTGTGTATCTGTTACATGTAAATTCTCTTTTGGAGAGAAAACTCCACCCTAGACAAAACCCAGGTGTGGTTGTGGGGCTGGTTCACTCCGGGCATCTCACTGATCTGAGTCTCCACAAAGACTGCAAGGAAGCAAGGGTGACTCTACATGAggtctgtctctctctgctctgcacagccctcCAACACTTTCCCAGTTGAGTTTGCACATCCACACGCTCTCAATCTAGTGCTGAGTGCAGCAACACATAACTGCAGTTTCAGTCATAAAAATACCATTCTAGTGGGTTCAACATGGCTTGTAGAACATTTGAGATGCCCGAGACTTTGATTGCCCATAACACACAATCAAACTGTGATTTCCCTTTTAAGGTCAAAAAACCCTCCACAATGCAAGGCTTTCTAGAAACCCAGAGCTGCTTGGCTATATAGTCCATTGATGTATACAAAACATAGAGAGGACTTTACTTACTGGCCTAAAGACTGTGGACCATCTATGGAGCAGCTGCATTTATTAGTCTGTTGGACTATGTAGCTGATATGATCCAGGGACCTCTGCAGCACTAGCTGTGGTTGCTTTAAACTTATGCTCTCTAGTTTTGGGaatgaaatttcaaaattactttcttgCCCCAGTGCTGTATCATCTTGTTGCTCCAATGCCATTTTATCTTTAACCTTACACACATTTCACACCCAGAGACTAAAAAGGTGATGTTGATTTTAATTTGCAATCCTTGGATGTGAAATGCTGTGTTCCCATTGTTATTATTATATAAAAGATATCCAGTATAAGAATAAATAAGTCTCCTGGATatagatttgtattttttcttagagAGCAGTGCTTCTGAGTAAGACAAGGTTTAGTGTCAGGTTCTGCCAGCATGTTGTGTTTCACAGGTATGCAACCAGCTGATGGCTATGACACCCTTCAATTATTTAATagcttccatttcttttttcagtagttttatgGGATCTGAGATAGACTATGCTCCATTTGGCATGTAAGGACTCTGCATCATAGACCTAGCAAGGCACCCGAGGAGTAAACCACTTGCTACTGAAGTTCATAGAAGTTTTTCCATGGAGTTCAGTAGAAATAAATTGTGCCCTTAATTGAGGGAGATGTGTGACCTGAGAGCTCCTTGATGGGTGTCCTTCCATGACAGCCATAGCTAAATCCACCAAGGAAATTTGGATTCAGAATCACAAAATTTCATTTGTTGCCTCTCTGTCATCCAGTGGAAACTTCATCCCTGAGTCAGGGACCAAGTTCTTGTAAGGCCAGGAATGCCACCTCAAATGAGATTCATCAAAGCTGGCATGCCTGAGGTAGCTGGTGAGGAGCAGTACATAGAATTAGTGTCCTGACAGTTGCTGGAAAACGGCACTTCCTTTCACTCACGTTACACAGCCTAATACTCTCCTAAGGTTAAGTGCTTTAATGAGGTTGGCTGTTTCTTACacacaagaggaaatggtgCCACATCAGTTAATAAAAAGCATTAATATTTCAGATTGCTTCCTTGGGGTATGAAAGACCAAGGTTGAAGTCTCTCATCTCACTGAAGGAACTTGAACCAGTATCTCCCAGGAGTGCACTGAAAGCCACCAGACTGTAGGCTATTTTTGAGCAAGTCGTGCTCTCTCTGTCCCACTGAAGCTGTTCAGCTTTGTGTGGGCTCATTAAATACCCATTCAGTcagtcaggggaaaaaaaaagaagagagtgaCAGCAGCTCTTAGATCAGAAGCAGCAAAGGTATGAGAGTGCTTTGAGGTCCTTTCTAATGAATATTCAGATGTCTC
This Apus apus isolate bApuApu2 chromosome 2, bApuApu2.pri.cur, whole genome shotgun sequence DNA region includes the following protein-coding sequences:
- the LRATD2 gene encoding protein LRATD2, with the protein product MGNQVEKLTHLNYKEVPTADPTGMDRDDGPRIGVSYIFSNDDDELEQQQDSVHDLGGEHPALQPYDPQLHEVECSVYYRDECIYQKSFSEEDTLPEEGDEGGGGHLSTYTPENLLNRCKPGDLVEFVCQAQYPHWVVYVGDFQVVHLHRLEVVNSFLTDASQGRRGRIANQLYRYKPLSPAVVVRNALEQVGCKDRDLSWRNSECFAAWCRYGKREFKIGGELRIGKQPYRLQIRLGDKRSHTLEFQSLEDLIMEKRRNDQIGRAAVIQELSSHLQAAEEEEEEEEDHHHPGARTAVE